Proteins encoded together in one Bacteroidales bacterium window:
- the recJ gene encoding single-stranded-DNA-specific exonuclease RecJ — protein MEKKWMIKEKGNAEIIEELSKELNINKTLANLLLQRGITSFQEAKEFFRPDLNLLFDPFLMKDMDLAIDRINEAIENNEKILIYGDYDVDGTTSVALTYTFINKLHSNIDYYIPDRYTEGYGISIKGIDFAKENNFTLIIALDCGIKANEKINYAKKYNIDFIICDHHTPGKEIPDAVAVIDPKRKDCEYPFKELSGCGIGFKLIHAFSIKNNLPIDDIYSYLDLVAVSIASDIVPITGENRILTYYGLERINSTPKIGLKSIIKIAGIENREIFVNDIVFKIGPRINAAGRIESGKTAVKLLIADDENIANSISIAINQNNDTRKDLDRAITNEALETIESSDELINKKSTVLFNPEWHKGVVGIVASRLIETYYRPTVILTESNGFATGSARSVEGFNLYKAIEECSKLLENFGGHMYAAGLTMKIENVEKFQKKFEKVVSKLIKPEQLIAKINIDAEIDLEEITPKFYNILKQFQPYGPENMTPVFFTKQVKDYGTGKIVGKNNEHLKLDIITQNNDKIYNAIAFRQSHSFEKIKLNKIFDVCYTIEENNFKNRTTLQMKVRDIRN, from the coding sequence ATGGAAAAAAAGTGGATGATTAAAGAAAAAGGTAATGCTGAAATTATTGAAGAACTTTCAAAAGAATTAAATATAAATAAAACCCTTGCAAATTTATTACTACAACGAGGAATTACAAGTTTTCAGGAAGCGAAAGAATTTTTTAGACCCGATTTGAATCTTTTGTTTGACCCGTTTTTAATGAAAGATATGGATTTAGCCATTGACAGGATTAATGAAGCTATAGAAAATAATGAAAAAATACTGATTTACGGCGATTACGATGTTGACGGAACAACATCAGTTGCATTAACTTATACCTTTATAAATAAATTACATTCAAATATTGATTATTACATACCAGACAGATACACAGAAGGTTATGGAATTTCAATAAAAGGAATTGATTTTGCAAAAGAGAATAATTTCACTTTGATAATTGCTTTGGATTGCGGTATAAAAGCAAATGAGAAAATTAATTATGCAAAAAAATATAATATTGATTTTATAATCTGCGATCATCATACTCCCGGAAAAGAAATTCCTGATGCAGTAGCTGTTATAGACCCTAAAAGAAAAGATTGTGAATATCCTTTTAAAGAACTTTCAGGTTGTGGTATAGGATTTAAGCTAATACACGCTTTTTCAATAAAAAATAACCTTCCGATTGATGATATTTATTCATATCTCGATTTGGTTGCCGTGAGTATTGCCTCAGATATTGTTCCTATTACTGGAGAAAACAGAATATTAACATATTACGGACTTGAGAGAATTAATTCAACTCCAAAAATAGGATTAAAATCAATAATAAAAATTGCCGGTATTGAAAACAGGGAAATATTTGTTAATGATATAGTTTTTAAAATTGGACCAAGAATAAATGCGGCTGGCAGAATAGAATCAGGAAAAACAGCAGTTAAATTACTAATTGCTGATGATGAAAATATTGCAAATTCAATAAGTATAGCTATAAATCAAAATAACGATACCCGAAAAGATTTAGATCGTGCAATTACTAATGAAGCATTAGAAACTATTGAAAGTAGTGATGAACTTATAAATAAAAAATCTACAGTATTATTTAACCCTGAATGGCACAAAGGAGTCGTTGGAATAGTTGCATCAAGATTAATAGAAACGTATTATCGTCCTACTGTAATTTTAACCGAATCGAATGGTTTTGCAACCGGTTCAGCGAGGTCGGTTGAAGGTTTCAATCTATATAAAGCAATCGAGGAATGTAGTAAGCTTTTGGAAAATTTTGGCGGTCACATGTATGCAGCAGGATTGACTATGAAAATTGAAAATGTTGAAAAATTTCAGAAAAAATTCGAGAAAGTTGTTTCAAAACTCATTAAGCCTGAACAACTTATTGCAAAAATAAATATTGATGCAGAAATTGATTTAGAAGAAATTACTCCGAAATTTTATAATATATTAAAACAATTTCAACCATACGGTCCTGAAAATATGACTCCTGTATTTTTCACAAAACAAGTAAAAGATTATGGAACAGGAAAAATTGTTGGTAAAAACAATGAACACCTAAAACTTGATATTATTACGCAGAATAACGATAAAATTTATAATGCAATAGCTTTTAGACAATCTCATAGTTTTGAAAAAATAAAATTGAACAAAATATTTGATGTTTGTTATACTATTGAAGAAAATAATTTTAAAAACAGAACTACACTTCAGATGAAAGTCAGGGATATTAGGAATTGA
- a CDS encoding Txe/YoeB family addiction module toxin has product MFESGALKELKEWLKNDRKIALRIIELCEIILKNPFRGIGKPEPLRHNRQGFWSRRITKEHRLIYKVTKEAIIVIACKYHYD; this is encoded by the coding sequence ATGTTTGAATCTGGAGCTTTGAAAGAATTGAAAGAATGGCTAAAAAATGACAGGAAAATAGCTCTAAGGATTATTGAATTATGTGAAATAATTCTTAAAAACCCATTTAGAGGCATTGGAAAACCAGAACCTTTAAGACATAACAGACAAGGTTTTTGGTCAAGAAGAATTACAAAAGAACACAGACTTATATATAAAGTAACAAAAGAAGCTATTATTGTAATTGCTTGTAAATATCATTATGATTAA
- a CDS encoding T9SS type A sorting domain-containing protein has protein sequence MNYRKIIILLIFVFSIGCIYASQKIEKEQEQKTIRISDKKGLNIVNKDNSNFNFENYISEIKIKQVLTKKGTFSKIILDGYGKSSEIGNPELPVLRKLVEIPHGTQAKIKIISYSEEIINLNDHGISSKIFPRQASLSKNNDPLKVEFVYNENYYNENKFNDSKLADIQAVGVMRGVQIGRLTISPVQYNPQKNILKIYKNIEVEVYFEDIETKNSIVQKTYSPFFINNYSKLINYFAPDNKDINTRYPVKYVIISDPMFRDALQPFVEWKTKKGFIVIEAYTDDSIVGTTTTSIKAYLKNLYDSATVENPAPTFGLIVGDVGQIPAFNGQTEAHVTDLYYFEYTGDIFPEVYYGRFSANNLSELQAQIDKTLEYEQFLMPDNSFFNEVVMVAGMDDYSASTYGNGQVNYGTGYYFNNEHGINAHSYLYPESGSNAEQIISKISNGVAFANYTAHCSPSGWSNPAFSISDIAGLHNNSKYPTMIGNCCQSSAFDMQECFAEAILRAENKGAIGYIGGSNYTYWDEDYFFTVGVGNITANPTYEETSLGAFDCVFHDNGENENDWYVANGQIVTAGNLAVTEGGTDLVNYYWEIYHLMGDPSLMTYFSVPEDLGVSYSENIPLGLSDLEVTTEHGAFVAISNNNLLLDSKIANNDGIADLQFTPFSEPTTATIVVTKQNKKPFTGQLLVIPTDIPYIIYVDHFIDDKEENNNLLPDYGETIYLDISFENIGGVDSEEASVIMSSDNEYITIIDSTENLGIINSDSVVTVEKGFSFLISDSISDQHIVTFNLNVTDNSEETWTSKLSITLNAPDLEVDLIYVNDSVGGNSNNYFDPGETVEIGIKIKNNGHSDSPESVCWLSSRNSDITIYSEEYISGKILNKSEISEAFIVTINSSCSLGEIIELDLFLDAGYYSVSKTLQQKVGLSIEDWETADFNKYNWDTTGTNPWIISDTTFGSNNDTILPYSGIYTAKSAPISDDNYSSLLITIDVLADDSISFYKKVSCEEGDLIFDHLKFLIDNKIQKKWDGEDDWSFEMFPVIKGNHTFEWRYVKDEYVVEGEDCAWIDYIMLPAHEWTNQSENNIPVFVSFADTIIRQDELYIYNINVSDEDNDYINITCPVKPEWLELSDINNGSATLSGTPLRDDIGEHLIVLSATDGTIFESQAFNIKVKYPAKIEIADNNEFDFNIFPNPLQNNTILTYYLINKSSVSLVIYNSFGQQVKMFNHNVMQSEGYYSYKLQADFFNSGVYYAVLSVDNKNYLKKFIVIE, from the coding sequence ATGAATTACAGGAAAATTATTATTTTATTGATTTTTGTATTTTCTATTGGTTGTATATACGCAAGTCAAAAAATTGAAAAAGAACAGGAACAAAAAACAATCAGAATAAGTGATAAAAAAGGATTAAATATTGTTAACAAGGATAATAGTAATTTTAATTTCGAAAATTATATCTCAGAAATTAAAATAAAACAAGTTCTGACAAAAAAAGGAACATTTTCAAAAATCATATTAGATGGATATGGTAAATCATCCGAAATTGGAAATCCTGAATTACCGGTTCTTAGAAAATTAGTGGAAATACCACATGGAACACAAGCTAAAATAAAGATAATTTCGTATTCTGAAGAAATTATAAATCTTAATGACCATGGAATATCTTCTAAAATTTTTCCAAGACAAGCTTCTCTTTCAAAGAATAATGACCCGTTAAAAGTTGAATTTGTATATAATGAAAATTATTATAACGAAAACAAGTTTAATGATAGCAAATTAGCAGATATTCAGGCAGTTGGAGTTATGAGAGGGGTGCAAATCGGAAGACTTACAATTTCGCCTGTACAATATAATCCCCAAAAAAATATCCTTAAAATTTACAAAAATATTGAAGTAGAAGTTTATTTTGAAGATATAGAAACAAAAAATTCTATTGTACAAAAAACTTATTCTCCATTTTTTATTAATAATTATTCCAAACTTATTAATTATTTTGCTCCTGATAATAAAGATATTAATACAAGATATCCTGTTAAATATGTGATAATATCTGACCCTATGTTCAGAGATGCTCTCCAACCGTTCGTAGAATGGAAAACAAAAAAAGGTTTTATAGTTATTGAAGCATATACCGATGATTCGATAGTGGGAACTACAACAACCTCAATAAAAGCATACTTAAAAAATTTATACGATTCGGCAACAGTAGAAAACCCGGCACCAACTTTCGGGCTTATTGTCGGTGATGTTGGACAAATCCCTGCCTTTAACGGACAAACCGAAGCTCATGTAACAGATCTTTATTATTTTGAATATACAGGAGATATATTTCCTGAAGTTTATTACGGAAGATTTTCAGCAAACAATTTGAGTGAATTACAAGCACAAATTGATAAAACTCTTGAATATGAGCAATTTCTAATGCCAGATAATTCTTTTTTTAACGAAGTGGTGATGGTTGCAGGAATGGATGATTATAGTGCTTCAACTTATGGGAACGGACAAGTAAATTATGGTACTGGATATTATTTTAATAACGAACATGGAATTAATGCCCATTCATATTTATATCCCGAATCAGGAAGTAATGCAGAACAAATTATTAGCAAAATAAGTAATGGCGTTGCATTTGCTAATTATACCGCTCATTGTAGTCCCTCAGGATGGTCAAACCCGGCTTTTTCAATAAGCGATATTGCAGGATTACATAATAATAGTAAATATCCTACAATGATTGGAAATTGTTGTCAATCATCAGCTTTTGATATGCAGGAATGTTTTGCAGAAGCAATATTACGTGCAGAAAACAAAGGTGCAATCGGATATATTGGTGGTTCAAATTATACTTATTGGGATGAAGATTATTTTTTTACTGTTGGTGTTGGAAATATTACTGCTAATCCAACTTATGAAGAAACAAGCCTTGGTGCTTTTGACTGTGTTTTTCATGATAATGGAGAAAATGAAAATGACTGGTATGTTGCTAATGGTCAGATAGTAACAGCAGGAAATCTTGCAGTTACCGAAGGGGGAACGGACCTTGTAAACTATTACTGGGAAATTTACCACCTTATGGGAGATCCTTCATTAATGACTTATTTTTCGGTACCCGAAGATTTAGGGGTAAGTTATTCAGAAAATATTCCTTTAGGCCTTAGTGATTTGGAAGTAACTACAGAACATGGAGCATTTGTTGCTATTTCAAATAATAATTTACTTTTAGATTCTAAAATTGCAAATAATGACGGCATTGCTGATTTACAATTTACTCCGTTTTCGGAACCAACAACAGCGACCATAGTTGTTACAAAACAAAACAAGAAACCGTTTACAGGACAATTACTTGTTATTCCTACTGATATTCCCTATATAATCTATGTTGATCATTTTATTGATGATAAAGAAGAAAATAATAATTTACTACCTGATTATGGCGAAACAATTTATCTTGATATAAGTTTTGAAAATATCGGAGGGGTTGATTCTGAAGAAGCATCTGTTATTATGTCTTCTGACAATGAATATATTACAATAATTGATAGTACTGAAAATTTAGGAATTATAAATAGTGATTCTGTTGTAACAGTTGAAAAAGGATTCTCCTTTTTAATTTCAGATAGCATTAGCGATCAGCATATTGTAACATTTAATCTTAATGTAACAGACAATTCAGAAGAAACATGGACATCAAAATTAAGCATTACACTTAATGCACCTGATTTAGAAGTAGATTTGATTTATGTGAATGATAGTGTGGGAGGAAATTCAAATAATTATTTCGACCCGGGAGAAACAGTTGAAATTGGAATAAAAATTAAAAATAACGGACATTCCGATTCACCCGAATCTGTTTGTTGGCTTTCGTCTCGTAATTCTGATATTACTATTTATTCCGAAGAATATATTTCAGGTAAAATATTAAACAAATCTGAAATTTCAGAAGCATTTATTGTAACAATTAATTCATCGTGTTCTTTAGGCGAAATAATTGAACTTGACCTGTTTTTAGATGCAGGTTATTATTCTGTCAGCAAAACTTTACAGCAAAAAGTAGGATTATCCATTGAAGATTGGGAAACGGCTGATTTTAATAAATACAATTGGGATACAACAGGTACTAATCCATGGATAATTTCTGATACAACTTTTGGTTCAAATAATGATACAATATTACCATATTCCGGAATATATACTGCAAAATCAGCCCCAATAAGTGATGATAATTATTCATCTTTGTTAATAACAATTGATGTACTTGCTGACGATTCTATTTCATTTTATAAAAAAGTATCCTGCGAAGAAGGAGATTTGATATTTGACCATTTAAAATTTCTTATTGATAATAAGATACAAAAAAAATGGGATGGTGAAGATGACTGGTCATTTGAAATGTTTCCTGTAATCAAAGGAAATCACACATTTGAATGGAGATATGTAAAAGACGAGTATGTTGTTGAAGGTGAGGATTGTGCATGGATTGATTATATTATGTTACCTGCGCATGAATGGACAAACCAAAGTGAAAATAATATACCTGTTTTTGTAAGTTTTGCGGATACTATTATAAGACAAGATGAACTATACATATATAATATTAATGTTTCTGACGAAGACAACGATTATATAAATATTACCTGTCCTGTAAAACCGGAATGGTTAGAATTATCAGATATTAACAATGGAAGTGCAACTTTAAGCGGAACTCCTTTACGTGATGATATTGGAGAGCATTTGATTGTTTTATCTGCTACTGATGGTACGATATTTGAATCACAGGCATTTAATATTAAAGTTAAATATCCTGCTAAAATTGAAATTGCAGATAATAATGAATTTGATTTTAATATATTTCCAAATCCTTTGCAAAATAATACTATTCTTACATATTATCTAATTAATAAATCATCAGTTTCACTTGTAATATATAACTCTTTCGGGCAGCAGGTTAAAATGTTTAATCACAATGTTATGCAATCAGAAGGATATTATTCTTATAAATTACAGGCTGATTTTTTTAATTCCGGAGTTTATTATGCAGTTTTATCAGTTGATAATAAAAATTATTTAAAAAAATTCATTGTAATTGAATAA
- a CDS encoding acyloxyacyl hydrolase, translated as MTKKIFIIVLFFLLTLNNLSFGFSGDTIKNPNIISFRAHHGIIITERANREKKLYPWAFEAEISRHLLGKKAWDFCYCYPRVGISFLYTNLDNPLVLGNAFCLVPFVEPFIGAHRKVNFSLKIGLGFVYLDKIYDEIANPDNEFFGSPYNFIQLINPCINYRISKYWHLGLGMYYYHISNSGFTQPNLGLEICTINLGIDHILNSENYSIKHRTIDLDKKKLRTELALLATGKAVVKAEEKYPVFGFSGKLSKVIFAINALSTSVEFVSDGAIKEEIKRKRLIKNGKKLDHKNFSLLAGHEFIFGRFRFSQQVGKYIYSPFKQKEKYFQRIGISFNITERIFVGINLKMHKKIGDYLDFRVGIDL; from the coding sequence ATGACAAAAAAGATTTTTATAATTGTTTTATTCTTTTTGTTAACGCTAAATAATTTATCCTTTGGGTTTTCCGGTGATACTATAAAAAACCCGAATATTATCAGCTTCAGAGCACATCATGGAATAATCATTACAGAAAGAGCCAATCGTGAAAAAAAATTATATCCATGGGCATTTGAAGCTGAAATTAGCAGACATTTGCTCGGTAAAAAGGCATGGGATTTTTGTTATTGTTACCCGCGGGTAGGAATTTCATTTTTATATACAAATTTGGATAATCCATTGGTCTTAGGCAATGCTTTTTGTCTTGTTCCATTTGTTGAACCTTTTATTGGCGCACACAGAAAAGTTAATTTTTCACTCAAAATAGGCTTAGGATTTGTTTATTTAGATAAAATTTACGATGAAATTGCTAATCCTGATAATGAATTTTTTGGTTCGCCCTATAATTTTATACAGTTAATAAACCCTTGTATAAATTATAGAATTAGCAAATATTGGCATCTTGGACTTGGCATGTATTATTATCATATATCAAATTCAGGCTTTACACAACCTAATTTAGGACTTGAAATTTGTACTATAAACTTAGGAATTGATCATATTCTAAATTCTGAAAATTATAGCATTAAGCATAGAACGATAGACCTTGATAAAAAGAAACTCAGAACTGAACTTGCTTTGTTAGCCACAGGCAAGGCTGTTGTTAAAGCAGAAGAAAAATATCCTGTTTTTGGATTTTCAGGAAAACTTAGTAAAGTAATATTTGCTATAAATGCATTATCTACGAGTGTAGAGTTTGTTTCTGACGGAGCTATAAAAGAGGAAATAAAACGAAAACGACTTATAAAAAATGGAAAAAAACTTGACCATAAAAACTTTTCATTATTAGCAGGACATGAATTTATATTCGGAAGATTTAGATTTTCTCAACAAGTAGGTAAATATATATACTCCCCTTTTAAGCAGAAGGAAAAGTATTTTCAAAGAATTGGAATAAGTTTTAATATTACTGAAAGAATATTTGTTGGAATTAACCTGAAAATGCACAAAAAAATCGGTGATTATTTAGACTTTAGGGTAGGAATAGATTTATAA
- a CDS encoding S9 family peptidase, which yields MRQIIFLILILGIISCNQINKSKIKLNYPVTKKVDTVDVYFGTEVPDPYRWLEDDNSEETGEWVKAQNEVTFDYLSKIPFRDAIKERLTKIWDYPKVSAPFKEGGHYFAYRNDGLQNQYVVYIKETLDGEEKVILDPNKLSEDGTVSLTGFEVSKCGKYLGYGISRGGSDWKEFYVKDIETGKDLEDHILWAKFSGLSWHKNGFFYSRYPEPKEGDELSAENKNSKIYYHTIGDKQENDKLIYENPEFPERGYYGGVTEDKKYLIISATESTSGNALYFKNLEEKDGELHEIVKDFDDDYQIVEHIDGKFLVMTNYESPKYKLISIDVNNYGKENWKDIIPESENVLKYASVVGGKIFVNYMQDAHSVIKVYDLEGNYQYDVELPTIGSVGGFSGEKDDEITFYTLTSYTYPSVVYKYNIAENKSEVYTKSQVDFEPDKYETKQVFYESKDGTKIPMFITHKKGLKLDGNNPTLLYGYGGFNVSLTPYFSITRLIWIENGGVYVVANLRGGGEYGEDWHEAGIKLKKQNVFDDFIAAAEYLIEKKYTSPKKLAIQGGSNGGLLVGAVANQRPELFKVAFPAVGVMDMLRYHEFTIGRFWAADYGTSKDSEEMFKYLINYSPIHSVKKDVEYPAMLVTTADHDDRVVPCHSFKYISTIQDNHKGNNPVLIRIETKAGHGAGKPTDKIIQEYADIWSFAFYNMGVTPEY from the coding sequence ATGAGACAAATTATTTTTCTTATTCTGATTCTTGGTATTATATCATGTAATCAAATTAATAAATCAAAGATTAAGTTAAACTACCCTGTAACAAAAAAAGTTGATACAGTAGATGTTTATTTCGGAACAGAAGTTCCTGATCCTTATCGTTGGCTTGAGGATGACAATTCAGAAGAAACCGGAGAATGGGTAAAAGCACAAAACGAAGTTACTTTTGACTATTTATCAAAAATTCCTTTTCGTGATGCTATAAAAGAGCGTTTAACAAAAATATGGGATTATCCTAAAGTTTCGGCTCCATTTAAAGAAGGTGGACATTATTTTGCATATAGAAATGATGGACTTCAAAATCAATATGTTGTTTATATTAAAGAAACTTTAGACGGGGAAGAAAAAGTGATACTTGACCCTAATAAATTATCAGAAGACGGAACAGTTTCTTTAACCGGTTTTGAAGTTTCAAAATGTGGGAAATATCTCGGATATGGAATTAGCCGAGGCGGTTCCGACTGGAAAGAATTTTATGTAAAAGATATTGAAACAGGCAAAGACCTTGAAGACCATATTTTATGGGCAAAATTTTCAGGATTATCATGGCACAAAAACGGTTTCTTTTATTCTCGTTATCCCGAGCCAAAAGAAGGTGATGAGTTATCAGCTGAAAATAAAAACAGCAAAATTTATTATCATACAATTGGAGACAAACAGGAAAATGATAAACTTATTTATGAAAATCCTGAATTTCCCGAACGTGGATATTATGGAGGTGTTACCGAAGACAAAAAATACCTTATCATTTCAGCAACCGAATCAACAAGTGGTAATGCTTTATATTTTAAAAATCTTGAAGAAAAAGATGGGGAATTGCATGAAATTGTTAAGGATTTTGATGATGATTATCAGATAGTTGAACATATTGATGGCAAATTTCTTGTAATGACTAATTATGAATCTCCAAAATATAAACTAATAAGTATTGATGTAAACAATTATGGAAAAGAGAACTGGAAAGATATTATTCCTGAATCGGAAAATGTATTAAAATATGCATCTGTGGTAGGTGGTAAGATATTTGTAAATTATATGCAGGATGCACATAGTGTTATTAAAGTATATGATCTTGAAGGAAATTATCAATATGATGTAGAATTACCAACTATTGGCTCTGTTGGTGGTTTTAGTGGTGAAAAAGATGATGAAATTACTTTTTATACTTTAACATCATATACATATCCTTCAGTTGTTTATAAATATAATATTGCTGAAAACAAATCGGAAGTTTATACAAAATCGCAAGTTGATTTCGAGCCTGATAAGTATGAAACAAAACAAGTTTTTTATGAAAGTAAAGACGGAACAAAAATCCCTATGTTTATTACACATAAAAAAGGACTTAAACTTGATGGCAATAATCCAACATTACTTTATGGATACGGTGGTTTTAACGTTAGTCTTACTCCTTATTTTAGTATAACAAGACTTATCTGGATAGAAAACGGTGGCGTTTATGTAGTTGCAAATCTCAGGGGAGGTGGAGAATATGGCGAAGACTGGCATGAAGCAGGTATTAAATTAAAGAAACAAAATGTATTTGATGATTTTATTGCTGCTGCTGAATACCTTATTGAAAAAAAATATACATCACCAAAAAAACTTGCAATTCAGGGTGGTTCAAACGGAGGATTGCTTGTAGGAGCAGTTGCCAATCAAAGACCGGAATTGTTTAAAGTTGCATTTCCTGCAGTTGGTGTAATGGATATGCTTCGTTATCACGAATTTACAATTGGAAGATTTTGGGCAGCCGATTATGGAACAAGTAAAGATAGTGAAGAAATGTTTAAATATCTTATTAATTATTCTCCTATTCACTCTGTAAAAAAGGATGTTGAATATCCTGCAATGTTAGTTACAACTGCAGACCATGACGATAGGGTTGTTCCTTGTCATTCTTTTAAATATATCTCAACAATACAGGATAATCACAAAGGAAATAATCCTGTATTAATTAGGATTGAAACTAAGGCAGGACATGGTGCCGGCAAACCAACTGATAAAATTATTCAGGAATATGCTGATATCTGGTCGTTTGCATTTTATAATATGGGAGTAACGCCGGAATATTAG